The Euphorbia lathyris chromosome 2, ddEupLath1.1, whole genome shotgun sequence genome includes a window with the following:
- the LOC136217218 gene encoding proline--tRNA ligase, cytoplasmic: MAGGGKGKKKEVKKETGLGLSFKKDENFGEWYSEVVVHGEMIEYYDISGCYILRPWAMSIWEVMQAFFDAEIKKMKVKNCYFPVFVSSTVLEKEKDHIEGFAPEVAWVTKSGKSDLEVPIAIRPTSETVMYPYYSKWIRGHRDLPLKLNQWCNVVRWEFSNPTPFIRSREFLWQEGHTAFATKAEADEEVLQILELYRRIYEEFLAIPVFKGRKSEMEKFAGGLYTTSVEAFIPNTGRGVQGATSHCLGQNFAKMFEINFENEKGERAMVWQNSWAYSTRTIGVMVMVHGDDKGLVLPPTVASTQVVVISVPYKDADTQGILDACAATVDTLSKAGIRAEADVRDNYSPGWKYSHWELKGVPLRIEIGPKDLANNQVRAVRRDNGVKKDLSRDNLVELVKDTLDDIQKSMFDAAKQKRDACIQIAKTWDEFKEALNQRKMILAPWCDEEEVEKDVKERTKGEMGAAKSLCTPFDQPELPEGTVCFASGKPAKKWTYWGRSY, encoded by the exons ATGGCAGGTG GGGGCAAAGGCAAAAAAAAGGAGGTCAAGAAAGAGACTGGATTGGGCCTCTCTTTCAAGAAGGATGAGAACTTTGGAGAATGGTATTCGGAG GTGGTTGTCCATGGTGAGATGATCGAGTACTATGATATTTCGGGCTGTTATATTTTAAGGCCATGGGCAATGTCAATTTGGGAGGTCATGCAA GCATTTTTCGATGCAGAAATAAAAAAGATGAAAGTTAAGAACTGTTACTTCCCTGTTTTTGTTTCGTCTACTGTTTTGGAAAAGGAGAAAGATCACATTGAGGGCTTTGCTCCAGAG GTTGCTTGGGTGACAAAATCCGGGAAATCTGACTTGGAAGTTCCCATAGCAATTCGGCCCACTAGTGAGACTGTCATGTATCCCTACTATTCAAAGTGGATAAGGGGACACCGTGATTTGCCATTGAAACTTAATCAGTGGTGCAATGTCGTTCGTTGGGAGTTTAGCAATCCTACTCCATTTATTAG GAGCCGTGAGTTTCTTTGGCAGGAAGGGCACACTGCATTTGCAACAAAGGCAGAAGCTGACGAAGAG GTCCTTCAAATATTGGAACTATACAGACGCATATATGAAGAATTCTTGGCTATTCCTGTTTTCAAGGGAAGGAAAAGTGAGATGGAAAAATTTGCTGGTGGACTTTACACAACCAGTGTTGAG GCATTTATTCCCAACACTGGACGTGGTGTACAAGGTGCAACTTCTCATTGTCTGGGCCAAAATTTTGCAAAAATGTTTGAGATAAACTTTGAAAATGAGAAGGGTGAGAGGGCTATGGTCTGGCAGAACTCCTGGGCATACAGCACTAGAACA ATTGGGGTGATGGTGATGGTTCACGGAGATGACAAAGGCTTAGTGCTGCCTCCTACAGTTGCATCCACTCAAGTTGTTGTCATTTCTGTACCCTATAAAGATGCTGATACTCAAGGGATTTTGGATGCTTGTGCTGCAACTGTCGATACCTTATCCAAGGCAGGCATTCGTGCAGAGGCAGATGTAAGGGACAATTACTCACCTGGTTGGAAGTACTCTCACTGGGAACTGAAAGGTGTTCCCCTAAGGATTGAAATAGGACCAAAAGATTTGGCAAATAATCAG GTACGTGCTGTTCGTCGTGACAATGGGGTTAAAAAAGATTTAAGCAGGGATAACTTGGTTGAGTTAGTAAAGGATACTCTGGATGACATTCAAAAGAGTATGTTTGATGCTGCTAAACAAAAGCGAGATGCTTGCATTCAAATTGCAAAGACTTGGGATGAATTTAAGGAGGCTTTAAAtcaaaggaaaatgatcttagCTCCTTGGTGTGATGAAGAG GAGGTGGAGAAAGATGTAAAAGAGCGGACAAAAGGTGAAATGGGAGCAGCCAAGAGCCTTTGCACTCCATTTGACCAGCCAGAGCTCCCTGAAG GAACTGTATGCTTTGCCTCTGGAAAACCAGCAAAGAAATGGACATATTGGGGAAGAAGTTACTAA
- the LOC136217219 gene encoding protein translocase subunit SECA1, chloroplastic translates to MAAHLCDSRLLNRFPSISSIPSKSLLTSENYRHSHLGSSFFGAKSPLLLGSSAKTAKVESNRRRRMLTMSSLGGLLGGIFKGTDTGESTRQQYTPNASMINRLEAEMSALTDSELREKTSIFKERAQRGESLDSLLPEAFAVVREASKRVLGLRPFDVQLIGGMVLHKGEIAEMRTGEGKTLVAVLPAYLNALSGKGVYVVTVNDYLARRDCEWVGQVPRFLGLKVGLIQQNMTSEQRRENYLCDITYVTNSELGFDYLRDNLATSVEELVMRGFNYCIIDEVDSILIDEARTPLIISGPAEKPSERYYKAAKIAVAFERDIHYTVDEKQKTVLLTEQGYEDAEDILDVKDLYDPREQWASYVLNAIKAKELFLKDVNYIIRGKEVLIVDEFTGRVMQGRRWSDGLHQAVEAKEGLPIQNETITLASISYQNFFLQFPKLCGMTGTAATESTEFESIYKLKVTIVPTNKPMMRKDESDVVFKATNGKWRAVVVEISRMHKTGRPVLVGTTSVEQSDALSEQLKEAGIPHEVLNAKPENVEREAEIVAQSGRSGAVTIATNMAGRGTDIILGGNAEFMARLKLREMLMPRIVKLAEGAFVSVKKPPPMKSWKVNENMFPCKLTSENTKVAEEAVQLAVKTWGQRSLTELEAEERLSYCCEKGPAQDEVIAKLRNAFLEIVKEYKDYTEEERKEVVSAGGLHVVGTERHESRRIDNQLRGRSGRQGDPGSSRFFLSLEDNIFRIFGGDRIQGLMRAFRVEDLPIESKMLTKALDEAQRKVENYFFDIRKQLFEYDEVLNSQRDRVYTERRRALVSDNLQSLIIEYAELTMDDILEANIGSDAPKETWDFEKLIAKVQQYCYLLNDLTPDLLRSNGSSYEELQDYLRLRGRDAYLQKRDIVEKEAPGLMTEAERFLILSNIDRLWKEHLQAIKFVQQAVGLRGYAQRDPLIEYKLEGYNLFLEMMAQIRRNVIYSIYQFKPVLIKKDEKQSPNEKSAKLVTNGRGGKKNVDAVGATESTSSAASPQTTA, encoded by the exons atgGCGGCACACTTATGCGACTCTCGATTACTGAACCGCTTTCCCTCGATTTCTTCCATTCCTTCAAAATCTCTTCTTACCAGTGAAAATTACCGTCATTCTCATCTTGGTTCCTCCTTTTTTGGTGCAAAATCACCCCTATTACTGGGTTCTTCAGCCAAAACAGCCAAAGTCGAGAGTAATAGAAGGCGGAGAATGCTTACGATGTCTTCTTTGGGAGGTTTGCTTGGTGGAATATTTAAAGGGACGGATACTGGGGAGTCAACGAGGCAGCAGTATACTCCGAATGCGAGTATGATCAATAGACTGGAAGCGGAGATGTCTGCATTAACTGATTCCGAATTGAGAGAAAAGACTTCTATATTCAAGGAGCGTGCTCAACGTGGTGAATCCTTGGATTCTCTTTTACCT GAAGCATTTGCTGTAGTAAGAGAGGCTTCCAAGAGGGTTTTGGGGCTTCGTCCCTTTGATGTGCAGCTTATAG GTGGCATGGTCCTACACAAGGGAGAAATTGCCGAAATGAGGACAGGAGAAGGAAAAACACTTGTTGCTGTCTTGCCTGCTTATTTGAATGCATTGAGTGGGAAAGGAGTTTATGTTGTGACTGTCAATGATTATTTGGCACGAAGAGATTGTGAATGGGTTGGTCAAGTTCCTCGATTCCTTGGTTTGAAGGTTGGCCTAATCCAAC AAAACATGACAAGTGAGCAAAGAAGAGAAAATTACTTGTGTGACATCACATATGTCACCAATAGTGAGCTTGGTTTTGATTACTTGAGAGACAATCTTGCCAC GAGTGTTGAGGAGCTCGTCATGAGGGGGTTCAATTACTGTATAATCGATGAAGTTGATTCCATTCTCATTGATGAAGCAAGAACTCCTCTCATCATATCTGGACCTGCAGAGAAACCTAGTGAACGTTACTATAAGGCCGCAAAAATAGCTGTAGCCTTTGAACGAGATATACACTACACT GTGGATGAGAAGCAGAAAACTGTCCTCCTCACGGAACAGGGTTATGAGGATGCTGAAGATATTCTGGATGTGAAAGACTTGTATGATCCCCGGGAACAGTGGGCATCGTATGTGCTTAATGCAATAAAAGCGAAAGAGCTATTTCTTAAAGATGTTAACTATATCATACGTGGCAAGGAGGTGCTAATTGTGGATGAGTTTACTGGACGGGTTATGCAG GGGAGAAGATGGAGTGATGGACTTCACCAAGCAGTGGAAGCAAAAGAAGGTTTGCCCATTCAGAATGAAACTATAACACTGGCATCAATTAGCTACCAAAACTTCTTTCTTCAG TTCCCAAAACTTTGCGGAATGACTGGCACGGCAGCAACTGAAAGCACAGAATTTGAGAGTATATACAAACTTAAAGTTACAATTGTCCCTACAAACAAGCCAATGATGAGAAAG GATGAATCTGATGTAGTTTTCAAGGCAACCAATGGAAAATGGCGGGCTGTTGTAGTAGAAATTTCCCGAATGCATAAAACTGGTCGACCTGTGCTTGTTGGCACTACAAGTGTTGAGCAGAGTGATGCACTCTCAGAACAGTTGAAGGAAGCTGGTATTCCTCATGAG GTTCTGAATGCAAAACCAGAAAATGTTGAAAGAGAAGCAGAGATTGTAGCACAGAGCGGTCGATCGGGGGCAGTAACAATTGCTACAAATATGGCAGGTCGTGGAACAGATATTATTCTTGGTGGAAATGCAGAATTTATGGCAAGATTAAAGCTACGAGAGATGCTCATGCCAAG AATTGTTAAGCTAGCTGAAGGAGCTTTTGTATCCGTGAAGAAACCTCCTCCAATGAAGTCATGGAAG GTCAATGAAAATATGTTTCCATGCAAGCTAACTAGTGAGAATACTAAGGTGGCAGAGGAAGCTGTACAATTGGCTGTAAAAACATGGGGCCAGAGATCTTTGACTGAGCTTGAAGCTGAGGAGCGTTTATCGTATTGCTGCGAAAAG GGCCCTGCTCAGGATGAAGTCATTGCTAAGCTGAGGAATGCCTTTCTAGAGATTGTTAAAGAATATAAGGACTACACTGAGGAAGAAAGGAAGGAG GTTGTGTCAGCTGGTGGACTGCATGTAGTGGGGACAGAGAGGCATGAATCGCGTCGAATTGACAATCAG CTTCGCGGTCGTAGTGGTCGTCAAGGTGATCCTGGAAGTTCCCGCTTTTTCTTAAGTCTGGAAGAtaacatttttaggatttttggTGGGGACAGAATCCAG GGCTTGATGAGAGCTTTTAGAGTTGAAGACCTACCAATCGAGTCCAAGATGTTGACAAAAGCACTAGATGAAGCTCAGAGGAAAGTGGAGAACTACTTTTTTGATATCCGCAAGCAACTATTTGAGTACGATGAAGTCTTAAATAGCCAACGAGATAGAGTGTATACAGAAAGAAGACGGGCTCTTGTATCGGATAATCTCCAGTCACTCATTATTGAATATGCTGAACTGACAATGGATGATATCTTAGAG GCAAATATTGGTTCAGATGCTCCAAAGGAAACCTGGGATTTCGAAAAGCTCATTGCAAAAGTTCAACA ATACTGCTACCTGCTGAATGATTTGACCCCTGATTTGCTGAGAAGTAATGGTTCCAGTTATGAGGAGTTGCAGGATTACCTTCGTCTCCGAGGTCGTGATGCATATCTGCAGAAAAGG GACATTGTTGAAAAAGAAGCACCAGGGTTAATGACAGAAGCTGAGAGATTCTTAATATTGAGCAATATTGATCGCCTGTGGAAGGAACACTTGCAGGCAATAAAGTTTGTGCAGCAAGCTGTAGGTTTGCGTGGATATGCACAACGTGATCCACTTATTGAGTATAAGCTAGAAGGCTATAATCTATTCTTGGAGATGATGGCTCAGATCAGAAGAAATGTTATATATTCAATTTATCAG TTTAAACCTGTGCTAATAAAGAAGGATGAGAAGCAAAGTCCTAATGAGAAATCAGCCAAACTTGTCACAAATGGGAGAGGTGGTAAGAAGAACGTTGATGCTGTTGGTGCCACAGAATCCACTTCATCAGCTGCTAGCCCTCAGACAACTGCGTAA
- the LOC136217220 gene encoding uncharacterized protein, which produces MANKKRPPESSTDTSRPQEQDYYEGDRLARLLKLIHEGIESAKDKNSLPEKFWFKQQFSIGVNEVTRALERMLPTADKGGSSAQLRKPATVHLQAILIAHDSNPKWLTKHLPSLASTRKVPVIFVKDKKGGSLRLGELVRLKTAIAVGIKAKGNSINQIVEEILRGDNETEHLHCTDEM; this is translated from the exons ATGGCAAACAAAAAAAGACCTCCTGAAAGTTCTACCGATACTTCTCGTCCTCAAGAGCAAGA TTACTACGAAGGGGATCGTCTTGCTCGTTTGCTCAAACTAATTCATGA GGGAATTGAATCTGCAAAGGATAAAAATTCATTGCCGGAGAAATTTTGGTTCAAG CAACAATTTTCCATTGGAGTAAATGAAGTAACTCGTGCCCTCGAGCGTATGTTACCGACGGCGGACAAAGGAGGCTCCTCCGCCCAGCTTCGCAAACCGGCGACTGTTCATCTTCAG GCAATATTGATAGCTCATGATAGCAACCCGAAATGGCTCACAAAGCATTTGCCAAGCTTGGCTTCGACGAGGAAAGTGCCAGTGATCTTTGTCAAAGATAAGAAAGGAGGATCCTTACGCCTTGGTGAACTTGTTCGTCTCAAAACAGCAATAGCTGTTGGAATTAAA GCTAAGGGAAATTCCATAAATCAAATCGTTGAAGAAATTCTTCGAGGTGACAATGAAACAGAGCATCTGCATTGTACTGATGAAATGTGA